In Gopherus flavomarginatus isolate rGopFla2 chromosome 1, rGopFla2.mat.asm, whole genome shotgun sequence, a single genomic region encodes these proteins:
- the CAV2 gene encoding caveolin-2, with protein MGLEKETGDTKIFMAEDSFGRPGGPALAGPENGPSRDPHGLNTHLKLGFEDVLAEPASFHSFDKVWICSHALFELSKYALYKLLTLFLAIPLALVAGIVFAVLSCLHIWIVMPFVKTCLMVLPSVQTVWKSVTDVLIAPLFHSLGRCFATVNIRLDQE; from the exons ATGGGGCTGGAGAAGGAGACGGGGGACACGAAGATCTTCATGGCCGAGGACAGCTTCGGGCGCCCCGGCGGCCCCGCGCTAGCCGGCCCGGAGAACGGCCCCAGCAGAGACCCGCATGGGCTGAACACCCACCTGAAG CTAGGATTTGAGGATGTCCTAGCAGAGCCTGCATCATTTCACTCCTTTGACAAAGTTTGGATCTGCAGCCACGCTCTCTTTGAGCTCAGCAAATACGCACTGTACAAGCTCCTGACTCTCTTCCTTGCTATCCCACTGGCTCTCGTTGCAGGAATTGTCTTTGCAGTACTCAGCTGTCTGCACATCTG GATTGTGATGCCTTTTGTAAAGACCTGCCTCATGGTCTTGCCTTCAGTGCAGACTGTATGGAAGAGTGTGACGGATGTTCTTATTGCACCGTTATTTCACAGCCTAGGCCGATGTTTTGCTACAGTCAATATACGCCTGGACCAAGAGTAA